The following coding sequences lie in one Pseudomonas svalbardensis genomic window:
- a CDS encoding outer membrane protein, whose product MKKPVLSLLLLAAYSHVSHAEGLYGSIKIQSVQQDLADALLTSPRVNSRIVSPERNKDVGGSVALGYEFIGGWRLESEYTIKQDSEFMSYWAPFNANVNNMQVSSKRLMFNAYKDFRLTQSLSLYAMAGAGVAHIKSEGYQSNPSRRFANNTQNNFAYTLGVGADLKLTRQITVGTGYRYVDMGKVETGYNTFANRINARDEQLKGKLREQNLYVEARMSF is encoded by the coding sequence ATGAAAAAACCAGTCTTATCTTTACTTCTGCTGGCCGCCTACAGTCACGTTTCCCACGCGGAAGGCCTGTACGGCTCGATAAAAATCCAGAGTGTCCAGCAAGACCTTGCCGACGCCCTGCTCACAAGTCCCAGGGTGAACAGCCGTATCGTCAGTCCGGAGCGCAACAAAGATGTCGGCGGCTCCGTTGCGCTCGGCTATGAGTTCATAGGTGGCTGGCGCCTGGAAAGCGAGTACACCATCAAGCAGGACTCGGAGTTCATGAGTTACTGGGCGCCATTCAACGCCAACGTTAACAACATGCAGGTCTCATCCAAGCGTCTGATGTTCAATGCCTATAAGGACTTCCGCTTGACCCAAAGCCTATCGCTGTACGCCATGGCCGGCGCAGGCGTGGCCCATATCAAATCCGAAGGCTATCAGTCCAACCCTTCACGTCGATTTGCCAACAATACCCAAAACAATTTCGCCTACACCCTGGGCGTCGGTGCAGACCTCAAACTGACCCGGCAAATTACCGTCGGCACCGGCTACCGCTATGTCGACATGGGTAAGGTTGAAACCGGCTATAACACCTTCGCCAACCGCATCAATGCGCGGGACGAACAACTAAAGGGCAAGCTTCGAGAGCAGAATCTTTACGTTGAAGCGCGGATGTCGTTCTGA
- the gcvH gene encoding glycine cleavage system protein GcvH, producing the protein MSDIPADLRFAESHEWARLEADGSVTVGISDHAQEALGDVVFVELTEVGTVFAAGDQSGVVESVKAASDIYSPVAGEVIAINEELSANPELLNSDPYGAWIFKLKPSNAGDLDKLLDAAGYKSAIGE; encoded by the coding sequence ATGAGCGATATTCCTGCCGACCTGCGTTTTGCCGAAAGTCACGAGTGGGCCCGTCTCGAAGCCGATGGCAGCGTCACCGTGGGCATCAGCGATCACGCTCAGGAAGCCTTGGGTGACGTGGTGTTCGTTGAGCTGACCGAAGTCGGAACAGTCTTCGCTGCCGGTGATCAATCCGGTGTGGTGGAGTCGGTTAAAGCCGCTTCGGACATCTACTCCCCGGTTGCCGGTGAAGTGATTGCCATCAATGAAGAACTGAGCGCCAACCCTGAGTTGCTCAACTCCGACCCGTACGGTGCCTGGATCTTCAAGCTCAAGCCAAGCAACGCTGGCGATCTGGACAAGCTGCTCGATGCAGCTGGCTACAAATCCGCCATCGGCGAGTAA
- a CDS encoding GspE/PulE family protein, with amino-acid sequence MSVHLAIQDRWLDLNDLLRELVAQGFISQDSAEHALNARRRHAANGQMHPLEFIASQHLDDLSRPGKPLDLESLTLWLSQQAGQPYLRIDPLKINVAAITPLMSYAFAQRHKILAVSIDREAVTVASAQPYVTGWEADLTHVLKLPIKRVVANPVDIQRFSVEFFRLAKSVSGATNADQQMNTLGNFEQLLNLGASDQEPDANDAHIVNIVDWLFQYAFQQRASDIHIEPRREQGTVRFRIDGVLHNVYQFPPQVTMAIVSRLKSLGRMNVAEKRKPQDGRVKTKTPDGGEVELRLSTLPTAFGEKMVMRIFDPEVLLKNFDQLGFSADDLRRWKDMTSQPNGIILVTGPTGSGKTTTLYTTLKKLATPEVNLCTIEDPIEMVEPAFNQMQVQHNIDLTFAAGVRALMRQDPDIIMIGEIRDLETAEMAIQAALTGHLVLSTLHTNDAPSAISRLLELGVPHYLIKATVLGVMAQRLVRTLCPHCKAPLTLGEEDWQTLTRPWQAPLPNNAQRAIGCLECRDTGYRGRAGVYEIMQLTDGVKALINPDTDLLAVRRQAFKEGMRSLRLSGAQKVAAGLTTIEEVLRVTPQSEQK; translated from the coding sequence ATGTCCGTTCACCTTGCCATTCAGGACCGCTGGCTGGATCTCAATGATTTGCTGCGTGAACTGGTCGCCCAAGGCTTTATCAGCCAGGACTCGGCCGAACACGCGCTCAATGCCCGACGCCGCCACGCCGCCAATGGCCAGATGCACCCACTGGAATTCATCGCCAGCCAACACCTGGACGACCTCAGCCGCCCCGGTAAACCCCTCGATCTGGAAAGCCTGACGCTTTGGCTGTCGCAGCAGGCCGGTCAGCCTTATCTGCGTATCGACCCGCTGAAAATCAACGTTGCGGCGATTACGCCGCTGATGTCCTACGCGTTCGCCCAGCGCCACAAGATTCTTGCGGTGTCTATCGACCGCGAAGCAGTCACCGTGGCCAGCGCCCAGCCTTACGTCACCGGTTGGGAAGCCGACCTGACCCATGTGCTGAAGCTGCCGATCAAGCGTGTGGTCGCCAACCCGGTCGACATCCAGCGCTTCAGCGTGGAGTTTTTCCGTCTGGCCAAATCGGTCAGCGGTGCGACCAACGCCGATCAGCAGATGAACACATTGGGCAATTTCGAGCAGCTACTGAACCTCGGCGCGAGCGATCAGGAACCGGACGCCAACGACGCGCACATCGTCAACATCGTCGACTGGTTGTTCCAGTACGCGTTCCAGCAACGCGCCAGCGATATCCACATCGAACCCCGGCGCGAACAAGGCACGGTGCGCTTTCGTATCGACGGCGTGCTGCACAACGTCTATCAATTTCCGCCGCAAGTGACCATGGCCATCGTCAGCCGCCTGAAAAGCCTCGGGCGGATGAACGTCGCGGAAAAACGCAAACCCCAGGACGGCCGGGTGAAAACCAAAACCCCGGACGGTGGCGAAGTCGAGTTGCGGCTATCGACATTGCCTACTGCATTCGGCGAAAAAATGGTCATGCGGATCTTCGACCCGGAGGTACTGCTCAAGAATTTCGATCAGCTGGGCTTCTCCGCCGACGACTTGCGCCGCTGGAAGGACATGACGAGCCAGCCCAATGGCATCATTCTGGTCACCGGCCCGACCGGTTCCGGCAAGACCACCACGCTGTACACCACCCTGAAAAAACTGGCGACGCCGGAGGTCAACCTCTGCACCATCGAAGACCCGATCGAAATGGTCGAGCCAGCCTTCAATCAGATGCAGGTCCAGCACAACATCGACCTGACCTTCGCCGCCGGTGTGCGCGCGCTGATGCGACAGGACCCGGACATCATCATGATCGGTGAGATCCGTGATCTGGAAACCGCTGAAATGGCGATCCAGGCTGCGCTCACGGGCCACCTGGTGCTGTCGACGCTGCACACCAACGATGCGCCGAGCGCCATCAGCCGCTTGCTGGAACTGGGTGTGCCGCATTACCTGATCAAAGCCACGGTGCTCGGCGTCATGGCCCAGCGCCTGGTCCGCACCTTGTGCCCGCATTGCAAGGCACCGCTGACCCTGGGCGAAGAAGACTGGCAAACCTTGACCCGGCCCTGGCAGGCACCGTTGCCGAACAACGCACAGCGCGCCATTGGTTGCCTGGAATGCCGCGATACCGGTTACCGCGGCCGCGCCGGGGTCTACGAAATCATGCAGCTGACGGACGGCGTCAAAGCGCTGATCAACCCCGACACCGATTTGCTGGCGGTGCGGCGTCAGGCGTTCAAGGAAGGCATGCGCAGTTTGCGATTGTCAGGGGCGCAAAAAGTCGCAGCGGGTTTGACGACGATTGAGGAGGTATTGCGGGTGACGCCGCAGAGTGAGCAGAAATAG
- a CDS encoding ABC transporter permease, with protein MAHPAQRRWYPLVFAIAALVLLPLSVLLLSWQTIDHQIWSHLWDTQMPRLLSNTLTLVLGVGIGVTLLGVSLAWLTSLCEFPGRRWLDWALMLPFAIPAYVLAFVFVGLLDFAGPVQTLLREWFGTGLRLPRVRSTGGVILVLVLVFYPYVYLLARTAFLAQGKGLMEAARVLGQSPWQAFWRVALPMARPAIGAGVALALMETLADFGAVSVFNFDTFTTAIYKTWYGFFSLSTAAQLASLLLLVVMVVMYGERRARGANRASNERPRVKALYHLRGFKALAAMSWCSLVFACAFVIPVLQLVVWFWQRGRFDLDERYAGLIVHTLYLGGMAALITVSVALVLAFARRQAPTRAIRSGISLANLGYALPGSVLAVSIMLAFSYLDRELVIPLSGWLGGAGKPLLLGSLSALLLAYLVRFIAVAYGPLESSLARIRPSLPEAARSLGVSGPRLFFKVYLPLLLPGTLSAALLVFVDVLKEMPATLLMRPFGWDTLAVRIFEMTSEGEWARASLPALTLVLVGLLPVIGLIRRSAHRNA; from the coding sequence GTGGCCCACCCCGCCCAACGCCGCTGGTATCCCCTGGTCTTCGCCATCGCTGCGCTGGTCCTGCTGCCACTTAGCGTTTTGCTGTTGTCATGGCAAACCATCGATCATCAAATCTGGTCCCACCTCTGGGATACCCAGATGCCGCGCTTGCTAAGCAATACCCTGACCCTGGTGCTCGGCGTCGGTATCGGCGTGACGCTCTTGGGTGTGAGCCTCGCCTGGCTCACCAGCCTCTGCGAATTCCCCGGTCGGCGTTGGCTGGACTGGGCGCTGATGCTGCCATTCGCCATTCCCGCTTATGTGCTGGCATTCGTCTTCGTCGGCCTGTTGGATTTTGCCGGCCCCGTGCAAACCCTGTTGCGCGAATGGTTCGGCACGGGCTTGAGGTTGCCGCGCGTGCGCTCCACCGGCGGTGTGATTCTGGTGCTGGTGCTGGTCTTCTATCCTTACGTTTACCTGTTGGCGCGAACCGCGTTCCTGGCTCAGGGCAAAGGCCTGATGGAAGCGGCGCGAGTCCTGGGGCAATCCCCGTGGCAAGCGTTCTGGCGAGTCGCGCTGCCCATGGCGCGCCCGGCCATCGGCGCTGGCGTGGCGCTGGCGTTGATGGAAACCCTGGCAGACTTCGGTGCGGTGTCGGTGTTCAACTTCGACACGTTCACGACCGCCATCTACAAGACCTGGTACGGATTTTTCAGCCTCTCCACCGCCGCGCAACTCGCCAGCCTGTTGCTGCTGGTGGTGATGGTCGTGATGTACGGCGAGCGTCGTGCTCGCGGGGCCAACCGGGCGAGTAACGAACGACCTCGGGTCAAGGCGCTGTATCACCTGCGCGGTTTCAAGGCGCTGGCGGCCATGAGTTGGTGCAGTCTGGTGTTCGCCTGCGCTTTCGTCATTCCAGTGCTTCAACTGGTGGTGTGGTTCTGGCAGCGCGGGCGCTTCGACCTGGATGAGCGTTACGCGGGGTTGATCGTCCATACGTTGTACCTGGGCGGCATGGCGGCGCTGATCACCGTCAGTGTTGCTTTAGTGCTGGCGTTTGCCCGGCGCCAGGCTCCGACCCGAGCGATCCGCTCCGGCATCAGCCTGGCCAACCTCGGCTACGCCTTGCCGGGTTCGGTGCTGGCGGTGTCGATCATGCTGGCGTTCAGTTACCTGGATCGCGAACTGGTGATCCCGTTATCGGGCTGGTTGGGCGGCGCCGGCAAGCCATTGTTGCTGGGCAGCCTCTCGGCGTTGTTGCTGGCCTATCTGGTGCGTTTCATCGCGGTGGCTTATGGGCCGCTGGAAAGCAGTCTGGCGCGAATACGGCCATCTTTGCCCGAAGCGGCACGTAGCCTTGGCGTCAGTGGGCCACGACTGTTTTTCAAAGTGTATCTGCCGTTATTGCTGCCAGGAACGTTGAGCGCTGCGTTGCTGGTGTTCGTCGATGTGCTCAAGGAAATGCCCGCGACCCTTCTGATGCGCCCGTTTGGCTGGGATACGCTGGCGGTGCGCATCTTCGAAATGACCAGCGAAGGCGAGTGGGCGAGGGCCTCTTTGCCGGCCTTGACTCTGGTTTTGGTCGGCCTGCTACCGGTCATCGGATTGATTCGACGTTCAGCGCATCGAAACGCCTAG
- a CDS encoding Lrp/AsnC family transcriptional regulator, giving the protein MHSELDGYDRKILALLQEDASLSSAQIAEQVGLSQSPCWRRIQRMKEEGIIRGQVTLLDRKKIGLNTQIFAEIKLNAHGRSNFTEFTEAIRGFPEVLECYVLMGSVDFLLRIVTADIEAYERFFFEKLSMVPGIQEVNSIVALSEIKSTTSLPV; this is encoded by the coding sequence ATGCATAGCGAGCTGGATGGCTACGACCGCAAGATTCTCGCGTTGCTGCAAGAGGACGCTTCACTTTCCAGTGCGCAGATTGCGGAACAGGTGGGGTTGTCGCAGTCGCCGTGCTGGCGACGGATACAGCGGATGAAGGAGGAGGGGATCATTCGCGGGCAGGTGACCTTGCTCGATCGGAAGAAAATCGGGCTTAACACGCAGATCTTCGCTGAAATCAAACTCAACGCTCACGGGCGTTCGAACTTCACTGAATTCACCGAGGCGATTCGCGGCTTTCCCGAAGTACTGGAGTGTTATGTGCTGATGGGGTCGGTGGATTTTTTGCTGCGGATTGTGACGGCGGACATTGAGGCGTATGAGCGCTTCTTCTTCGAGAAGCTGTCGATGGTGCCGGGGATTCAGGAGGTGAACTCGATCGTGGCGTTGTCGGAAATCAAATCCACGACGAGTTTGCCGGTCTGA
- a CDS encoding CYTH domain-containing protein, producing the protein MQKETEIKLRVSRETLAALREHPLLKKRNKSGWERRELMNQYFDTPERDLARAKVALRLRRDGEEVIQTLKTRGQSVAGLSVRNEYDWNLPKAKLDVKKLDGECWPEELAELDKKTLKAIFTTDFVRERAEIAWGRGKTKVVIEAALDLGHVVVGKQKEEICELELELREGEPAALLELAAELAATLALMPCDISKAERGYRLYDANSYSLSLPAPQITAETPLDDAFAALSWHLLSSSQRLAEQYRFNGHWRLLQDWIENLAELRALLSSLGQAAPRQSTHDLRVALDALLEDWRPLVQAGVDDEDVRKAAPEQFLEELEDPRWGLFSLNTSRWLLARTWAADRNVRGNRQGAAQLGSWLPRLLGEEATSLQLQRYQQQPEDLAEQLPRIERIQAWLHHARSVLDIPEMDRLYGELKQLALLANEPITDESLDARKQQAIAVYQNRAWKMLLRM; encoded by the coding sequence TGGGAACGCCGTGAGTTGATGAACCAGTACTTCGACACACCTGAGCGCGACCTGGCCCGCGCCAAGGTTGCCCTGCGCCTGCGCCGCGATGGCGAAGAAGTGATTCAGACCCTCAAGACCCGCGGCCAGAGCGTTGCCGGTCTGTCGGTGCGTAACGAATACGACTGGAACCTGCCCAAAGCCAAGCTCGACGTGAAGAAACTCGACGGCGAATGCTGGCCCGAAGAACTCGCCGAGCTGGACAAGAAAACCCTGAAGGCTATCTTTACCACCGATTTCGTCCGCGAACGCGCTGAAATCGCTTGGGGCCGTGGCAAGACCAAAGTGGTCATCGAAGCCGCGCTCGACCTCGGCCACGTGGTGGTCGGCAAGCAGAAAGAAGAAATCTGCGAACTGGAGCTGGAACTGCGCGAAGGCGAGCCGGCCGCTTTGCTGGAACTGGCCGCCGAACTGGCCGCGACCCTGGCCCTGATGCCATGTGACATCAGCAAGGCCGAACGCGGTTATCGCTTGTACGACGCCAACAGCTACTCGCTGAGCCTGCCGGCGCCGCAGATCACCGCCGAAACCCCGCTGGACGACGCTTTCGCCGCGCTGAGCTGGCACTTGCTGAGCAGCAGCCAGCGTCTGGCCGAGCAGTATCGCTTCAATGGCCACTGGCGCCTGTTGCAGGACTGGATCGAAAACCTGGCTGAATTGCGCGCGCTGCTGAGCAGCCTGGGTCAAGCCGCACCGCGTCAGTCGACGCACGATCTGCGGGTTGCGCTGGATGCCTTGCTGGAAGACTGGCGTCCGCTGGTGCAAGCCGGTGTCGACGACGAAGACGTGCGCAAAGCCGCGCCGGAGCAGTTCCTCGAAGAACTGGAAGATCCGCGTTGGGGCTTGTTCTCCTTGAACACTTCGCGCTGGTTGCTGGCCCGCACCTGGGCCGCCGATCGCAACGTCCGCGGCAATCGCCAAGGCGCTGCGCAACTGGGCAGCTGGCTGCCGCGCCTGCTGGGTGAAGAAGCGACTTCGCTGCAGTTGCAGCGTTATCAGCAACAGCCGGAAGACCTGGCCGAACAACTGCCGCGCATCGAGCGCATACAGGCCTGGCTGCACCACGCCCGCAGCGTGCTGGACATCCCGGAAATGGATCGCCTGTACGGTGAGCTGAAACAGCTTGCTCTGCTAGCGAACGAGCCGATCACCGATGAATCGCTGGATGCGCGCAAGCAGCAAGCGATTGCGGTGTATCAGAATCGTGCGTGGAAGATGCTGTTGCGCATGTGA
- the gcvT gene encoding glycine cleavage system aminomethyltransferase GcvT produces the protein MGQRTPLYDLHLALGAKMVDFGGWDMPLHYGSQVEEHHQVRRDCGVFDVSHMTVIDVSGPQAKAWLQHLLANDVERLHSPGRALYSTMLNKRGGIVDDMIVYRLDEGYRLVVNASTRNQDLAWMQAHIDGFKVRLNERSELAMLAIQGPQARHKISELVTQSRGNLIQMLKPFEGQADGDWFIARTGYTGEDGLEIVLPANQAPGFFNDLVGAGISPIGLGARDTLRVEAGMNLYGQDIHQDVSPLASNMAWSIAWEPATRQFIGRSALEAERAGGVQHKLVGLVLEERGVLRAHQVVRIANVGEGEITSGSFSPTLSKSIALARVPMATADRAEVEIRGKWYPVRVVKPTFVRHGKTLI, from the coding sequence ATGGGACAGCGCACGCCTCTGTATGACCTTCATCTCGCCCTCGGCGCGAAGATGGTCGATTTTGGCGGTTGGGATATGCCTTTGCATTACGGCTCGCAGGTCGAGGAACACCATCAGGTGCGTCGCGATTGCGGGGTTTTCGATGTGTCCCACATGACCGTGATCGATGTCAGCGGCCCTCAGGCCAAGGCCTGGCTCCAGCATTTGCTGGCCAATGACGTCGAACGTCTGCACAGCCCTGGCCGTGCCTTGTACAGCACCATGCTCAACAAGCGCGGCGGCATCGTCGACGACATGATCGTCTACCGTCTCGACGAAGGTTATCGGCTGGTGGTCAACGCCTCCACCCGTAATCAGGACCTCGCCTGGATGCAGGCCCATATCGATGGTTTCAAGGTGCGGCTCAACGAGCGCTCCGAGCTGGCGATGCTGGCCATTCAAGGTCCCCAGGCCCGGCATAAAATCTCCGAACTGGTGACCCAGTCCCGCGGCAACCTGATTCAGATGCTCAAGCCTTTCGAAGGCCAGGCCGATGGTGACTGGTTCATCGCACGCACGGGCTACACCGGCGAAGATGGCCTGGAAATCGTGCTGCCGGCCAATCAAGCGCCAGGATTCTTCAACGATCTGGTGGGCGCGGGCATCTCGCCGATCGGCCTCGGGGCGCGCGATACGCTGCGGGTCGAAGCCGGTATGAACCTCTACGGTCAGGACATTCACCAAGACGTTTCACCGCTGGCCTCCAACATGGCCTGGAGCATTGCCTGGGAGCCGGCCACTCGCCAGTTCATAGGTCGCAGTGCTCTGGAAGCCGAACGGGCGGGTGGCGTGCAGCACAAACTGGTCGGTCTGGTCCTTGAGGAGCGTGGGGTTTTGCGCGCTCATCAAGTGGTCCGCATCGCCAATGTTGGCGAAGGGGAGATCACCAGTGGTAGTTTCTCTCCTACGCTTAGCAAGTCGATAGCACTGGCGCGCGTGCCGATGGCAACAGCCGACCGCGCAGAAGTGGAAATCCGTGGCAAGTGGTACCCGGTCCGAGTGGTCAAACCGACCTTCGTACGCCATGGCAAAACCTTGATCTAA
- a CDS encoding DUF2388 domain-containing protein, whose product MRLKLAVATIALLSLPVGSAMADSFWRNVISSGATTGSTYLTFKDHKLIVAAQDDAGSFVASDGGIRGPYLEAAMQKVRADNPGLQATDMELANAILAKNAVASN is encoded by the coding sequence ATGCGTCTCAAACTTGCTGTCGCTACCATCGCCTTGTTGTCCCTTCCTGTTGGTTCGGCGATGGCCGATAGCTTTTGGCGTAACGTCATCTCATCCGGTGCGACCACCGGTTCGACCTACCTGACCTTCAAGGATCACAAGCTGATCGTTGCCGCCCAGGACGATGCTGGCAGCTTTGTCGCCAGTGACGGCGGCATTCGCGGCCCATACCTGGAGGCCGCGATGCAGAAAGTCCGCGCCGACAACCCTGGCCTGCAGGCCACGGACATGGAACTGGCGAACGCAATCCTGGCGAAGAATGCCGTCGCTTCGAATTAA
- the gcvP gene encoding aminomethyl-transferring glycine dehydrogenase, whose protein sequence is MSQLPSLSQLRDPNAFLRRHLGPDAAEQQAMLDSLGLGSRVELIEQTVPPGIRLNRPLDLPPALDEEAALAKLRGYAEQNQVWTSLIGMGYHGTLTPTVIVRNVLENPGWYTAYTPYQPEIAQGRLEALLNFQQLTIDLTGLELANASLLDEATAAAEAMALAKRVAKSRSNLFFVDENCHPQTISVVQTRAEGFGFELIIDTVDNLKQHQVFGALLQYPDTHGEIRDLRPLIDHLHAQQALACVATDLLSLLLLTPPGELGADVVFGSSQRFGVPMGYGGPHAAFFASRDEYKRAIPGRIIGVSKDARANVALRMALQTREQHIRREKANSNICTAQVLLANIASFYAVYHGPDGLKRIAQRVHRLTSILAAGLERRGITRLNTHFFDTLTLEVGGTQTAIIESAQAAQINLRILGRGQLGLSLDETSDESTVAKLFDVFLGSDHGFNVDELDAEALASGIPAGLLRTSPYLRHPVFSAHHSETEMLRYLKQLENKDLALNQSMIPLGSCTMKLNATSEMIPITWPQFANLHPFVPKVQAVGYSLMIEELERWLCAITGYDAICMQPNSGAQGEYAGLLAIRKYHESRHEGARDICLIPSSAHGTNPASAQMAGMRVVIVECDEAGNVDLDDLKGKAAEAGDKLACLMATYPSTHGVYEEGISEICEVIHSHGGQVYMDGANLNAQVGLARPADIGADVSHMNLHKTFCIPHGGGGPGMGPIGVRAHLAPFVANHPVVPIDGPLAQNGAVSAAPWGSASILPISWMYIAMMGPQLADASEVAILAANYLAQHLSGAFPVLYTGRNQRVAHECILDLRPLKALTGISEEDVAKRLMDYGFHAPTMSFPVPGTLMVEPTESESKAELDRFIGAMLSIRAEITEVQNGNWPADDNPLKRSPHTLADITGVWERPYSIEQAVTPDAHTKAHKYWPVVNRVDNVYGDRNLFCACVPVDDYR, encoded by the coding sequence ATGTCCCAGTTGCCGTCCTTGAGCCAGTTACGCGACCCCAATGCCTTCCTCCGCCGCCACCTCGGGCCCGATGCCGCCGAGCAACAGGCGATGCTCGACAGCCTCGGCCTCGGCAGCCGGGTCGAGCTGATCGAGCAGACGGTGCCGCCGGGAATCCGCCTGAACAGGCCGCTCGACCTGCCGCCTGCCCTCGACGAAGAAGCCGCGCTGGCCAAACTGCGCGGTTACGCCGAGCAAAACCAGGTCTGGACCAGCCTGATCGGCATGGGCTACCACGGCACCCTTACGCCGACCGTTATTGTGCGCAACGTGCTGGAAAATCCCGGTTGGTACACCGCATACACGCCGTATCAACCAGAGATCGCCCAAGGGCGGCTCGAAGCGCTGCTGAACTTCCAGCAATTGACCATCGACCTCACGGGCCTGGAACTGGCCAACGCCTCGCTGCTGGACGAAGCTACGGCGGCGGCGGAAGCCATGGCATTGGCCAAGCGTGTCGCCAAGTCCAGAAGCAATCTGTTCTTCGTCGACGAAAACTGTCATCCGCAGACCATTTCCGTGGTGCAGACACGAGCAGAAGGGTTCGGCTTCGAGCTGATCATCGACACTGTGGATAACTTGAAGCAGCACCAGGTGTTCGGCGCGCTCCTGCAATATCCCGACACCCACGGCGAAATCCGCGATCTTCGTCCCTTGATCGATCATCTGCATGCGCAGCAAGCCTTGGCGTGTGTCGCAACCGATCTGCTGAGTCTGCTGTTGCTGACGCCGCCGGGGGAGTTGGGCGCTGACGTGGTGTTCGGTTCATCCCAGCGTTTCGGCGTGCCCATGGGTTACGGCGGCCCTCACGCGGCGTTTTTTGCCAGTCGCGATGAGTACAAACGGGCGATTCCCGGGCGGATCATCGGCGTGTCGAAAGATGCTCGCGCCAACGTCGCCCTGCGCATGGCCCTGCAAACCCGCGAGCAACATATCCGCCGGGAGAAGGCCAACTCGAACATTTGCACCGCTCAGGTGCTACTGGCCAACATTGCCAGTTTCTATGCGGTCTACCACGGTCCGGATGGGCTCAAACGCATTGCCCAACGCGTCCATCGGCTGACCAGCATCCTCGCCGCTGGCCTGGAGCGCCGCGGCATCACCCGCCTCAACACACACTTTTTCGACACGCTGACGCTGGAGGTCGGTGGTACTCAGACGGCAATCATCGAAAGCGCCCAGGCCGCACAGATCAACTTGCGCATCCTCGGGCGTGGGCAGTTGGGGCTGAGCCTCGACGAAACCTCTGACGAATCCACCGTCGCGAAGTTGTTTGATGTGTTCCTCGGTTCCGATCACGGGTTTAACGTCGACGAACTGGACGCTGAAGCCCTTGCTTCCGGTATTCCCGCAGGTCTGCTACGTACCTCGCCTTATCTGCGCCACCCGGTCTTCAGCGCCCATCACAGCGAAACCGAGATGCTGCGCTACCTCAAGCAACTGGAGAACAAGGACCTGGCGCTCAATCAATCGATGATCCCGCTGGGCTCCTGCACCATGAAGCTCAACGCCACCAGTGAGATGATCCCGATCACGTGGCCGCAGTTCGCCAACCTGCACCCGTTTGTGCCGAAAGTGCAGGCGGTCGGTTATTCGTTGATGATCGAAGAGTTGGAGCGCTGGCTCTGCGCGATTACCGGTTACGACGCGATCTGTATGCAACCCAACTCTGGCGCCCAAGGCGAGTACGCCGGGTTGCTGGCGATCCGCAAATATCACGAGAGTCGTCATGAGGGCGCGCGGGATATTTGCCTGATCCCGTCCTCGGCCCACGGCACCAACCCGGCGTCGGCGCAGATGGCCGGGATGCGGGTGGTGATCGTCGAATGCGACGAGGCGGGCAACGTTGATCTGGATGACCTCAAAGGCAAAGCCGCAGAGGCCGGAGACAAACTCGCTTGCCTGATGGCGACGTACCCATCGACCCACGGCGTATACGAGGAAGGCATCAGCGAAATCTGCGAAGTTATCCACAGCCACGGCGGCCAGGTGTACATGGATGGCGCCAACCTCAACGCCCAGGTCGGACTGGCGCGCCCGGCGGACATTGGTGCCGACGTGTCCCACATGAACCTGCACAAGACTTTCTGCATTCCACATGGTGGCGGCGGGCCGGGCATGGGGCCGATTGGTGTGCGGGCGCATCTGGCGCCATTCGTGGCCAATCACCCGGTGGTGCCGATCGACGGGCCATTAGCGCAAAACGGCGCAGTCAGCGCGGCGCCTTGGGGCAGCGCGAGCATCCTGCCGATCAGCTGGATGTACATTGCGATGATGGGGCCGCAATTGGCGGATGCCAGTGAGGTGGCGATTCTCGCCGCGAATTACCTGGCGCAGCACTTGTCCGGGGCGTTTCCGGTGCTTTACACCGGGCGCAACCAGCGGGTGGCTCACGAATGCATTCTTGACCTGCGGCCACTCAAGGCGCTGACCGGGATCAGCGAGGAGGACGTCGCCAAGCGGCTGATGGACTATGGCTTCCATGCGCCGACCATGTCGTTTCCGGTACCGGGGACGTTGATGGTTGAGCCCACCGAAAGTGAATCGAAGGCGGAGCTGGACCGGTTTATCGGGGCGATGCTGAGTATCCGCGCGGAAATCACCGAGGTGCAGAACGGCAACTGGCCGGCCGATGACAACCCGCTGAAACGTTCGCCGCACACCTTGGCGGATATCACCGGGGTGTGGGAGCGACCCTACAGCATCGAGCAGGCGGTGACGCCGGATGCTCACACCAAGGCGCATAAGTACTGGCCGGTGGTGAACCGGGTGGACAATGTCTACGGCGATCGGAACCTGTTTTGCGCTTGCGTCCCGGTGGATGATTACCGCTGA